Proteins from a genomic interval of Ramlibacter algicola:
- a CDS encoding molybdate ABC transporter substrate-binding protein — MTMRPVRVLSGGAAQGLVRALEPQLRERGLSVGGHFGAVGAMRDKLLAGEPCDLLILTQALVDELEQQGHVRAGAARPVGRVRTGVGVPAGEPLPQVQTSQQLAQVLRGATAVYIPDAVKSTAGVHMMKVFRGLGLDQELAARIRAFPNGATAMREMAASGDRRAIGCTQVTEILDTPGVQLAGGLPREHELATVYTAAVTTSANDPDAALQVAGLLVSKEAAAQRSAAGFDPL, encoded by the coding sequence ATGACGATGCGCCCGGTGCGCGTGCTCAGCGGCGGCGCCGCCCAAGGACTGGTGCGCGCGCTCGAGCCGCAGCTGCGCGAGCGCGGGCTGTCGGTCGGCGGCCACTTCGGCGCGGTCGGCGCCATGCGCGACAAGTTGCTGGCCGGCGAGCCGTGCGACCTCCTGATCCTCACGCAGGCGCTGGTCGACGAACTCGAGCAGCAGGGCCACGTGCGCGCAGGGGCCGCGCGGCCCGTGGGGCGCGTGCGCACCGGCGTCGGCGTTCCCGCCGGCGAGCCGCTGCCGCAGGTGCAGACGTCGCAGCAGCTCGCGCAGGTGCTGCGCGGCGCGACCGCGGTCTACATCCCCGACGCGGTGAAGTCGACGGCGGGCGTGCACATGATGAAGGTGTTCCGCGGCCTGGGCCTGGACCAGGAACTCGCCGCGCGGATCCGCGCGTTCCCGAATGGCGCCACCGCGATGCGCGAGATGGCCGCCAGCGGCGACCGGCGCGCGATCGGCTGCACGCAAGTCACGGAGATCCTCGACACGCCCGGCGTGCAGCTCGCGGGTGGGCTGCCCCGCGAGCACGAACTCGCGACTGTCTACACGGCAGCCGTCACGACGAGCGCGAACGATCCGGATGCGGCGCTGCAGGTCGCGGGCCTGCTGGTGTCGAAGGAAGCCGCGGCGCAGCGCAGCGCGGCGGGTTTCGACCCCCTTTAA
- a CDS encoding tripartite tricarboxylate transporter substrate binding protein, which yields MRLTLLKHLLFAAAGAALVLPAAAQTSWPARPVKVIVPYATGGPADIYARFIAQRLGDSLGQPFVVDNKPGAGAVIGTDLAAKAPADGYTLLLMSNTHTVNETLVPNKPYQLTRDFVGVAPINASDLVLVAHPSVPASNVQQLLKLAKDQPGKLNYASSGTGTPYHMAGELFKSMSGTAIVHVPYKGSSGARTDVIGGQVQLMFDAVTTMTEQVKGGKVKAIATTGRKRSTVLPDVPTVDESGVPGYEATIWLGVLAPKGTPADVVAKLNAAISKITSSPDVQQEWARQGATAMVMSPTAFDKYIQDDIAKWAKVIQGANIKAE from the coding sequence ATGCGCCTGACGCTGCTGAAACACCTGCTGTTCGCCGCCGCCGGCGCAGCGCTGGTCCTCCCCGCCGCCGCGCAGACCTCCTGGCCGGCCCGCCCGGTGAAGGTCATCGTTCCGTACGCCACCGGCGGCCCGGCGGACATCTACGCGCGCTTCATCGCGCAGCGGCTGGGCGACAGCCTCGGGCAACCTTTCGTGGTCGACAACAAGCCGGGAGCGGGCGCCGTGATCGGCACCGACCTGGCGGCGAAGGCGCCGGCGGATGGCTACACGCTGCTGCTGATGTCCAACACGCACACGGTCAACGAGACGCTGGTGCCGAACAAGCCGTACCAGCTGACGCGCGACTTCGTGGGCGTGGCGCCGATCAACGCGTCCGACCTCGTGCTGGTGGCGCACCCGTCGGTGCCGGCGTCCAACGTGCAGCAGCTGCTCAAGCTGGCCAAGGACCAGCCCGGCAAGCTGAACTACGCGTCGTCCGGGACGGGCACGCCGTACCACATGGCCGGCGAGCTGTTCAAGAGCATGAGCGGCACGGCCATCGTGCACGTGCCCTACAAGGGCAGTTCGGGCGCGCGCACCGACGTCATCGGCGGCCAGGTGCAGCTGATGTTCGACGCGGTCACGACCATGACCGAGCAGGTCAAGGGCGGCAAGGTGAAGGCGATCGCGACGACCGGCAGGAAACGATCGACAGTGCTGCCCGACGTGCCCACGGTCGACGAGTCCGGCGTGCCGGGCTACGAAGCCACCATCTGGCTGGGCGTGCTGGCACCCAAGGGCACCCCGGCGGACGTCGTCGCCAAGCTCAATGCGGCGATCAGCAAGATCACCAGTTCGCCGGACGTGCAGCAGGAATGGGCACGCCAGGGCGCGACGGCGATGGTCATGAGCCCGACCGCCTTCGACAAGTACATCCAGGACGACATCGCCAAGTGGGCGAAGGTCATCCAGGGCGCCAACATCAAGGCCGAATGA
- the htpG gene encoding molecular chaperone HtpG, which produces MSDPKQTLSFQAEVAQLLHLVTHSLYSNREIFVRELVSNASDACDKLRFEALNDGALYEDAPNLEVRIAFDSDARTITISDNGIGLSQQEAIDNLGTIAKSGTREFMGKLSGDQKADAQLIGQFGVGFYSGFIVADRITVESRRAGLPHDQGVRWSSTGTGAFEVEPITRAQRGTSVILHVRDDATEFLSTWKLKSIIAKYSDHISLPILMRKEEWKEGEEGKGGEMVLTDEWETVNQASALWSRPKKDVTDEQYKAFYKQASHDHEDPLTWSHNRVEGSTEYTQLLYIPAHAPFDLWNRDKPAGVKLYVKRVFIMDDAQALLPTYLRFVRGVIDSADLPLNVSRELLQESRDVKAIREGSTKRVLSMLEDLAKLEKDEAASAEEKAKYATFWSGFGAVLKEGLGEDFANRERLARLLRFASTQSDEQVVSLADYKARMKDGQDAIYYITADTLAAAKNSPQLEVFRKKGLEVLLMTDRVDEWALNYLQDFDGTPLQSVAKGAVDLGKLQDEEEKKKAEEAAEAFKPVLAKLKDALKDKVEDVRVTSRLVDSPACLVVSDGGMSLQLSRLLKQAGQKVPETKPVLEVNPDHALVKKLEGSVHFHDLAHILFDQAMLAEGGMPDDPAAYVKRVNALLA; this is translated from the coding sequence ATGTCCGATCCCAAGCAAACCCTGTCCTTCCAGGCCGAGGTCGCCCAGCTGCTGCACCTGGTCACCCACTCGCTTTATTCCAACCGCGAGATCTTCGTTCGCGAGCTCGTGTCCAACGCTTCGGACGCGTGCGACAAGCTGCGTTTCGAGGCGCTGAACGACGGCGCGCTGTACGAGGACGCCCCGAACCTCGAGGTGCGCATCGCCTTCGACAGCGACGCGCGCACGATCACCATCAGCGACAACGGCATCGGCCTGTCGCAGCAGGAAGCCATCGACAACCTCGGCACCATCGCCAAGAGCGGCACGCGCGAGTTCATGGGCAAGCTGTCGGGCGACCAGAAGGCCGACGCGCAGCTGATCGGCCAGTTCGGCGTCGGCTTCTATTCCGGCTTCATCGTCGCCGATCGCATCACGGTGGAATCGCGCCGCGCCGGCCTGCCGCACGACCAGGGCGTGCGCTGGTCCAGCACCGGCACGGGCGCGTTCGAAGTGGAGCCGATCACGCGTGCCCAGCGCGGCACCAGCGTGATCCTGCACGTGCGCGATGACGCCACCGAGTTCCTCTCCACCTGGAAGCTCAAGTCGATCATTGCGAAGTACTCCGACCACATCTCGCTGCCGATCCTCATGCGCAAGGAGGAATGGAAGGAAGGCGAGGAGGGCAAGGGCGGCGAGATGGTCCTCACCGACGAGTGGGAGACCGTCAACCAGGCCAGCGCCCTGTGGTCGCGGCCGAAGAAGGACGTCACCGACGAACAGTACAAGGCCTTCTACAAGCAGGCTTCGCACGACCACGAGGACCCGCTCACCTGGAGCCACAACCGCGTCGAAGGCAGCACCGAATACACGCAGCTGCTGTACATCCCCGCGCATGCGCCGTTCGACCTGTGGAACCGCGACAAGCCCGCGGGCGTGAAGCTGTACGTCAAGCGCGTCTTCATCATGGACGACGCGCAGGCGCTGCTGCCCACGTACCTGCGCTTCGTGCGCGGCGTCATCGATTCGGCGGACCTGCCGCTCAACGTCAGCCGCGAACTGCTGCAGGAAAGCCGCGACGTGAAGGCGATCCGCGAAGGCAGCACCAAGCGCGTGCTGTCGATGCTGGAGGACCTGGCGAAACTGGAGAAGGACGAGGCCGCCTCCGCGGAGGAGAAGGCCAAGTACGCGACCTTCTGGTCCGGGTTCGGCGCGGTGCTCAAGGAAGGCCTGGGCGAGGACTTCGCCAATCGCGAGCGGCTGGCCAGGCTGCTGCGCTTCGCGTCCACGCAGTCCGACGAGCAGGTGGTTTCTCTCGCCGACTACAAGGCGCGGATGAAGGACGGCCAGGACGCCATCTACTACATCACCGCCGACACGCTGGCAGCGGCGAAGAACAGCCCGCAGCTCGAGGTGTTCCGCAAGAAGGGCCTCGAGGTGCTGCTCATGACGGACCGCGTCGACGAGTGGGCGCTGAACTACCTGCAGGACTTCGACGGCACGCCGCTGCAATCGGTCGCCAAGGGCGCGGTCGACCTGGGCAAGCTGCAGGACGAGGAAGAAAAGAAGAAGGCCGAGGAAGCCGCCGAAGCCTTCAAGCCGGTGCTCGCGAAGCTGAAGGACGCGCTGAAGGACAAGGTCGAGGACGTGCGCGTCACCAGCCGCCTGGTCGATTCGCCTGCGTGCCTGGTCGTCAGCGACGGCGGCATGAGCCTGCAGCTCTCGCGCCTGCTCAAGCAGGCCGGGCAGAAGGTGCCCGAGACCAAGCCGGTGCTCGAAGTGAACCCCGACCACGCGCTGGTGAAGAAGCTCGAAGGCTCGGTGCACTTCCACGACCTGGCGCACATCCTGTTCGACCAGGCGATGCTCGCGGAAGGCGGGATGCCGGACGACCCGGCAGCGTACGTCAAGCGCGTGAACGCGCTGCTGGCTTAA
- a CDS encoding response regulator transcription factor yields the protein MRALLVEDDEMIGHSLQKALEANGWSVDWVKEGELAQSAMADGGYACVLLDLGLPRKDGIDVLRTARSRGDHTPVIVLTARDGIDDRITGLDVGADDYLVKPYEFRELLARMRAVIRRRDGAAHSIIGTDALQLDLTTREVLVDGERAQLSAREFALLHALLERPGAILSRDQLESRIYGWGEEVSSNAVDVLIHGMRRKLGPDAIRNVRGLGWRVAAGQGTREGA from the coding sequence ATGCGCGCCCTGCTGGTCGAGGACGACGAAATGATCGGCCACAGCCTGCAGAAGGCGCTGGAGGCCAACGGCTGGTCGGTCGACTGGGTCAAGGAGGGCGAGCTCGCGCAGAGCGCTATGGCCGATGGCGGCTACGCGTGCGTGTTGCTGGACCTGGGGTTGCCGCGCAAGGACGGCATCGACGTGCTGCGCACCGCGCGCAGCCGCGGCGACCACACGCCGGTGATCGTGCTGACCGCGCGCGACGGCATCGACGACCGCATCACGGGGCTCGATGTCGGCGCCGACGACTACCTGGTCAAGCCCTACGAATTCCGCGAGCTGCTCGCGCGCATGCGCGCCGTCATCCGCCGCCGCGACGGCGCGGCGCATTCGATCATCGGCACCGACGCCCTGCAGCTGGACCTGACCACGCGCGAGGTGCTCGTCGACGGCGAGCGCGCGCAGCTGTCGGCGCGCGAGTTCGCGCTGCTGCACGCCCTGCTCGAACGCCCCGGCGCGATCCTCTCGCGCGACCAGCTCGAAAGCCGCATCTACGGGTGGGGCGAAGAGGTGAGCAGCAACGCGGTCGACGTGTTGATCCACGGCATGCGCCGCAAGCTCGGTCCGGATGCCATCCGCAACGTGCGGGGCCTCGGCTGGCGCGTGGCCGCCGGCCAGGGCACGCGGGAGGGCGCGTGA
- a CDS encoding ATP-binding protein, with product MRWHVLPAGPMCSLRRALLLWLVPLFLLVGAASAALSYWTYNRMVGQFMDEQMEQLAQSIALQEEHVSLRKADPERVHSWGVYIAQVWTPDGRLDASSLPDVAVPLAPRPGFSDVALDGKLWRVVTTASPITGKQVQVLQSGDFRRKLAVERAGAAIAPVMILLPLALLILWGVAGKLSREIHAVGEQLARQDVNTLDDLPLTRVPSEIAPLVGSFNALLARLREAIAQKRRFMQDAAHELRTPITAVALQLENVRRDLPSGACQQSFSQLEAGVSRAQRLVDQLLKMSRNEGATPEAPVTIDLQAQVHQSVDGLIALADQRGIDLGLVVDESARKSAVLRCGAGDLRSVLDNLIENALRYTPEGGVVDVRLAGSAAGPVIEVVDTGPGIPPDQLPRVFDRFFRVPGTTARGSGLGLSIAQNAAQRCGLRIVLRNRTDRSGLVARIEPLLASAAAPRLGSEPALAS from the coding sequence ATGCGCTGGCACGTCCTGCCCGCCGGCCCCATGTGCTCGCTGCGCCGGGCGCTGCTCCTGTGGCTGGTGCCGCTGTTCCTGCTCGTGGGCGCCGCGTCCGCCGCGCTCTCGTACTGGACCTACAACCGCATGGTCGGCCAGTTCATGGACGAGCAGATGGAGCAGCTCGCGCAGTCCATCGCGCTGCAGGAGGAGCATGTCTCCCTGCGCAAGGCCGACCCCGAGCGCGTGCACAGCTGGGGCGTCTACATCGCGCAGGTCTGGACGCCCGACGGCCGCCTCGATGCGAGCTCGCTGCCCGACGTGGCAGTGCCGCTTGCCCCGCGTCCGGGCTTCAGCGACGTGGCGCTGGACGGCAAGCTGTGGCGCGTCGTCACCACGGCCTCCCCCATCACCGGCAAGCAGGTGCAGGTGCTGCAAAGCGGCGACTTCCGCCGCAAGCTCGCGGTCGAGCGCGCCGGCGCCGCGATCGCACCTGTGATGATCCTGTTGCCGCTGGCGCTGCTGATCCTGTGGGGCGTGGCCGGCAAGCTGTCGCGCGAGATCCACGCGGTCGGCGAGCAGCTGGCCCGCCAGGACGTCAACACGCTGGACGACCTGCCGCTCACACGCGTGCCGTCGGAGATCGCGCCGCTCGTGGGGTCCTTCAACGCGCTGCTGGCGCGCCTGCGCGAGGCGATCGCGCAGAAGCGCCGCTTCATGCAGGACGCGGCGCACGAACTGCGCACGCCGATCACTGCGGTGGCCCTGCAGCTGGAGAACGTACGTCGTGACCTGCCGTCCGGCGCCTGCCAGCAAAGCTTCTCGCAGCTGGAGGCGGGCGTCAGCCGCGCCCAGCGCCTGGTCGACCAGCTGCTGAAGATGTCGCGCAACGAGGGCGCCACGCCGGAGGCGCCGGTGACCATCGATCTGCAGGCGCAGGTGCACCAGAGCGTGGACGGCCTGATCGCGCTGGCCGACCAGCGCGGCATCGACCTGGGGCTGGTGGTCGACGAGTCGGCGCGCAAGTCGGCGGTCCTGCGTTGCGGTGCCGGCGACCTGCGCAGCGTGCTCGACAACCTGATCGAGAACGCACTGCGCTACACGCCGGAAGGCGGCGTCGTCGACGTGCGCCTGGCCGGCAGCGCCGCCGGCCCGGTCATCGAGGTGGTGGACACCGGCCCGGGCATCCCGCCGGACCAGTTGCCGCGGGTGTTCGACCGCTTCTTCCGCGTGCCCGGCACCACTGCGCGCGGCAGCGGCCTGGGCCTGTCGATCGCACAGAACGCGGCGCAGCGCTGCGGCCTGCGCATCGTCCTGCGCAACCGCACGGACCGCAGCGGCCTCGTGGCCCGCATCGAGCCGCTGCTGGCATCGGCAGCGGCCCCGCGCCTGGGCAGCGAACCGGCCCTGGCGTCCTGA